One window from the genome of Dyadobacter sp. CECT 9275 encodes:
- a CDS encoding RNA polymerase sigma factor, whose amino-acid sequence MEVRSDNILLADTAKASAAKYGVAPLEHASDQELWAGFKAGNEEAFEYIYVKYFPVLYNYGNQFTRDKDLVKDIIQDLFIYLQEKKDRLGDVSSIKFYLYKSYRNRIIRYLNRNNFSWEELDDEGNMGFEVMLTDDYPGASVIDEELKQKMDKAFATLTKRQKEIVIYYFYEGFSYQQITSLMGFAKIDYTRILMSRTILKLRKELGESVIMLNLILLAFSANR is encoded by the coding sequence ATGGAAGTCCGGTCCGACAATATACTTTTAGCTGATACTGCCAAAGCCAGTGCTGCTAAATATGGGGTAGCTCCATTAGAGCATGCCTCGGATCAAGAGCTGTGGGCAGGGTTCAAAGCTGGAAATGAAGAGGCATTTGAATATATATATGTGAAGTACTTCCCGGTATTGTATAATTATGGCAATCAGTTTACCCGCGACAAGGATCTGGTAAAGGATATCATTCAGGATCTTTTTATTTACCTGCAGGAGAAAAAGGATCGTTTGGGAGATGTATCCTCCATCAAATTTTATCTGTATAAATCATACCGTAACCGCATTATCCGCTACCTGAACAGGAATAATTTCAGTTGGGAGGAGCTGGATGATGAAGGTAACATGGGATTTGAGGTAATGCTCACCGATGATTACCCCGGTGCCTCGGTTATAGACGAGGAGCTGAAACAAAAAATGGACAAAGCCTTTGCTACCCTCACCAAGCGGCAAAAGGAAATTGTCATCTACTATTTTTACGAAGGTTTTTCCTACCAGCAGATTACCTCCTTAATGGGTTTTGCCAAGATTGATTACACCCGTATCCTGATGAGCCGTACCATTCTTAAACTGCGCAAGGAACTGGGAGAGTCGGTAA
- a CDS encoding glycoside hydrolase family protein, whose protein sequence is MNIYSRIVILCLIVHVHLSEVVVAQNEPVVTLGKRREIFVDKYLIDKMEGLSLVMHTPRDEGPVLYFDKPWEGPFSAYGTVIKDKTGYRIYYRGMPATAADDSEIQVTCVANSSDGINWTKPELGLYQVGGNSKNNVVLAGDPAVNHNFSPFLDSNPQAPAARRYKAIGGGVKTGLYAYFSPDGLHWTRAQQGPVFTKGVFDSQNVAFWSEEEKRYVLYFRTWTEGGFKGKRSVSKTVSSDFIHWQEPVAMTFGDTPYEDIYTHQTSPYFRAPHIAIAIGARFMPGRKVVSDEQARILNVNPSYYKDCSDAILMSTRGGNNYDRTFMESFIRPGIGLKNWVSRSNYPALNVVQTGADEMSVYVNQDYAQPTAHVHRYSLRLDGFASVAASYQPGILTTRFFTFEGSQLLLNYATSAPGEIQVEIQDENGKPVPGFTFNEAGIIIGNEISRTVFWNSKSDVRQLAGKKIRLKIRMKDADLYALWFE, encoded by the coding sequence ATGAATATTTATTCCCGGATCGTAATCTTATGTTTAATTGTGCATGTCCATCTGTCCGAGGTGGTGGTTGCTCAGAACGAGCCTGTGGTTACACTTGGCAAAAGGAGAGAAATATTTGTTGATAAATATCTGATTGATAAGATGGAGGGGCTCAGTCTGGTGATGCATACACCCAGGGATGAAGGCCCTGTGTTGTATTTTGACAAACCCTGGGAGGGGCCTTTCAGTGCTTACGGGACGGTGATTAAAGACAAGACCGGATACAGGATTTACTACCGGGGTATGCCTGCGACGGCTGCCGATGACTCGGAGATACAGGTAACCTGTGTGGCAAATTCGAGTGACGGAATAAACTGGACCAAACCCGAACTTGGATTGTATCAGGTGGGAGGGAATTCGAAAAACAATGTAGTGTTGGCTGGTGACCCTGCGGTAAATCACAATTTCAGTCCTTTTCTTGACAGTAATCCTCAGGCACCGGCAGCCCGTCGCTACAAGGCAATTGGGGGAGGGGTGAAAACGGGGCTCTATGCTTATTTCTCACCGGACGGCCTCCATTGGACCAGGGCGCAACAGGGCCCTGTGTTTACAAAAGGGGTCTTCGACTCACAAAACGTGGCTTTCTGGTCGGAGGAAGAAAAACGGTATGTACTTTATTTCAGAACATGGACCGAAGGAGGATTCAAGGGAAAACGGTCTGTTTCAAAAACTGTTTCAAGTGACTTTATTCATTGGCAGGAACCGGTTGCCATGACGTTCGGGGATACGCCTTATGAAGATATCTACACCCATCAGACGAGCCCGTACTTTCGTGCTCCGCATATTGCCATCGCGATCGGTGCCCGGTTTATGCCCGGCAGGAAAGTAGTTTCAGACGAGCAGGCCAGGATTTTAAATGTTAATCCGTCCTACTATAAAGATTGTTCAGATGCCATTCTCATGTCTACGCGGGGTGGAAATAACTATGACCGTACCTTTATGGAGTCGTTTATCCGCCCGGGGATCGGATTGAAAAACTGGGTGTCACGGTCCAATTATCCCGCTTTGAATGTCGTGCAAACCGGAGCGGATGAAATGTCCGTTTATGTGAACCAGGATTACGCGCAGCCTACTGCCCATGTGCACCGGTACTCGTTGCGGCTGGATGGATTTGCCTCAGTGGCAGCCTCATATCAGCCGGGTATCCTCACTACCAGATTTTTCACTTTTGAAGGCAGCCAGTTGTTATTGAACTACGCCACCTCGGCTCCCGGCGAAATACAGGTTGAAATCCAGGATGAAAATGGGAAACCTGTTCCCGGTTTTACATTTAATGAGGCGGGTATCATCATCGGCAACGAAATCAGCCGGACCGTTTTCTGGAATAGCAAAAGCGATGTTAGGCAATTGGCAGGGAAAAAGATCCGGCTGAAAATCCGTATGAAAGATGCCGATTTATACGCACTTTGGTTTGAATGA
- a CDS encoding TlpA family protein disulfide reductase: protein MKQLLFVGLVLSAFKVFAQPGSVRYPLRVITDSTAYPFSYISPAKELFQVKIPKIDLQYYSLSRSIKLESLGSVLTVLIGKDKSNQNLVIFDSNFDNDLSDEQVHYFPDSVTSPTKGNFLHFGTDIPLPGQTLSLEFDYSIIKPKALNISFGDSLEDKIHFMVRPFQYRYATIRIDTSEYKLVLFSKNFFDFSKTSTSLSVLPGQSDVHKLKSADKSVNKYTLGDIVLMAENKFLFEKITGAGDSIVLSPLAHSAETYGSKTGFLSPDYLGRDILSNDSLLIHQMKGKYVLLDFWGTWCAPCIKILDDIKKLHASLDPQKVKMIGVCYDTDVKKVKHFMKNRAMGWTQIFDPQTSSTLGKMFEITAYPSFVLIDPNGKIIYRDEGIDGFNRTAAKLDELL, encoded by the coding sequence ATGAAACAATTGTTATTTGTCGGATTGGTACTTTCGGCCTTTAAAGTATTTGCACAGCCAGGTTCGGTACGTTATCCGCTTAGGGTCATTACGGACAGCACTGCGTATCCGTTTTCCTACATTTCACCAGCAAAGGAGCTGTTTCAGGTAAAGATTCCAAAAATTGACCTACAGTATTACAGCTTGTCAAGAAGTATCAAACTGGAATCTCTTGGCAGCGTCCTGACCGTATTAATCGGAAAAGACAAGTCAAACCAGAACCTTGTCATTTTTGACTCAAACTTCGATAATGATCTCTCGGACGAGCAGGTTCACTATTTCCCGGATTCTGTAACAAGCCCTACAAAAGGAAATTTCCTGCATTTCGGGACCGATATACCTCTTCCTGGCCAAACGCTTTCACTTGAATTTGACTATTCCATTATCAAACCCAAGGCACTGAACATCAGTTTTGGTGATTCCCTGGAGGATAAGATTCATTTCATGGTTCGCCCCTTTCAATACCGGTATGCCACCATAAGAATAGACACCTCGGAATACAAGCTGGTTTTGTTTTCAAAAAACTTTTTTGATTTTTCCAAAACGTCTACCTCCCTGTCAGTGCTGCCTGGCCAGTCCGATGTACACAAATTAAAATCAGCTGACAAATCGGTTAATAAATATACTTTGGGAGATATTGTGCTGATGGCAGAAAATAAGTTTCTATTTGAGAAAATAACCGGTGCAGGCGATTCAATCGTCCTTTCTCCATTGGCACATTCGGCAGAAACGTATGGCTCTAAAACTGGTTTTTTGTCTCCTGATTACCTTGGAAGGGATATCCTTTCCAATGACTCCCTGCTGATTCACCAAATGAAAGGCAAATACGTCTTGCTTGACTTTTGGGGAACCTGGTGTGCGCCCTGTATCAAGATTCTGGACGATATCAAAAAACTCCATGCCTCACTGGACCCTCAGAAGGTCAAAATGATTGGCGTTTGTTATGATACAGACGTCAAAAAAGTAAAACACTTTATGAAAAACAGAGCAATGGGCTGGACGCAGATCTTTGACCCGCAGACCAGTTCAACCTTAGGAAAAATGTTTGAGATAACAGCTTACCCTTCTTTTGTGCTAATTGACCCTAACGGAAAAATTATATACAGAGACGAAGGGATAGATGGTTTCAACCGCACGGCTGCTAAACTAGATGAATTGTTATAA